The Actinomycetota bacterium genome includes a region encoding these proteins:
- a CDS encoding hydrogenase assembly protein HupF, whose amino-acid sequence MTVQQPVRSEFGELAADLAAASLAMARAFAAGATMWCCSPTWPHHARHVAVEFVHPVIVGKRALPALMVPAHDDLVGALRVSTRPGDLVLAVSSAHDPAVREAMRRADAWGATTVWIGTGKRPPSGSADHVLWLHADDVLAPYDGRFILLYHLLWELTHVCFEHPGLLTTDDEVCTDDVCITCSDEGRLAEIVSVRAGGEALARTAQGWEKIDTTLVGDVDEHDLVLVHAGSALSRIDLEDSR is encoded by the coding sequence ATGACCGTCCAGCAGCCGGTCCGCAGCGAGTTCGGTGAGCTCGCGGCCGACCTCGCTGCCGCCTCGCTCGCCATGGCGCGTGCCTTCGCGGCGGGCGCGACGATGTGGTGCTGCTCACCGACCTGGCCGCACCACGCCCGGCACGTCGCGGTGGAGTTCGTTCACCCCGTCATCGTGGGCAAGCGCGCGCTACCGGCCCTGATGGTCCCCGCCCACGACGACCTGGTCGGTGCGCTGCGGGTCTCGACGCGCCCGGGCGACCTCGTCCTGGCCGTCAGCAGCGCACACGACCCGGCGGTCCGCGAAGCGATGCGGCGCGCGGACGCGTGGGGCGCCACCACGGTGTGGATCGGGACCGGGAAACGACCTCCCAGCGGGTCCGCTGACCACGTCCTGTGGTTGCACGCCGACGACGTCCTCGCACCCTACGACGGCCGGTTCATCCTGCTGTACCACCTGCTGTGGGAACTCACCCACGTCTGCTTCGAGCACCCCGGCCTGCTCACGACCGACGACGAGGTCTGCACCGATGACGTCTGCATCACCTGCTCCGACGAGGGACGTCTGGCCGAGATCGTGAGCGTCCGCGCCGGTGGGGAAGCGCTCGCCCGCACCGCGCAGGGCTGGGAGAAGATCGACACGACGCTCGTCGGTGACGTCGACGAGCACGATCTGGTCCTGGTGCACGCCGGTTCGGCGCTGTCACGGATCGATCTCGAGGACAGCCGGTGA
- a CDS encoding SIS domain-containing protein, giving the protein MIDGDERDAGSLLDDLARSAEAKAAQSAALSAATLQACDAQLDQIADAMAERFAGGGRLFTFGNGGSATDAAGVAALFTHPPGGRSLAGRSLASDESVLTALANDIGFDWVFSRQLIAHARPGDIAMGFSTSGNSDNVIKAFEEARRRDVLTVGFAGYDGGAMGACADLQHCVIVRSDSVHRIQEAQSATAYQLWNRVQTRLDGEAAA; this is encoded by the coding sequence ATGATCGACGGCGACGAGCGCGACGCCGGATCGCTCCTCGACGACCTCGCACGCTCGGCGGAGGCCAAGGCCGCCCAGAGCGCTGCCCTGTCGGCCGCCACGCTCCAGGCCTGCGACGCCCAGCTCGACCAGATCGCCGACGCGATGGCCGAGCGGTTCGCCGGTGGAGGGCGCCTGTTCACGTTCGGGAACGGCGGGAGCGCCACGGACGCGGCAGGGGTCGCTGCGCTGTTCACCCACCCGCCCGGCGGACGGTCACTGGCGGGGCGGTCGCTGGCCAGCGACGAGTCGGTGCTCACCGCTCTGGCCAACGACATCGGTTTCGACTGGGTGTTCTCGCGTCAGCTGATCGCCCACGCCCGCCCCGGCGACATCGCGATGGGGTTCTCCACCAGCGGGAACTCCGACAACGTGATCAAGGCGTTCGAGGAGGCCCGTCGGCGCGACGTGCTCACGGTTGGCTTCGCCGGCTACGACGGCGGGGCGATGGGCGCCTGTGCTGACCTGCAGCACTGCGTGATCGTCCGCTCCGACAGCGTCCACCGTATCCAGGAGGCGCAGTCAGCCACCGCGTACCAGCTGTGGAACCGCGTCCAGACCAGGCTCGATGGGGAGGCTGCCGCGTGA
- the hypD gene encoding hydrogenase formation protein HypD, with the protein MKFVDEFRDPAAARTLVREIRDLAAPDRHYKFMEVCGGHTHTIYRHGIEQLLPDNVELVHGPGCPVCVIPMGRIDDAIHVARTPGVIFTSFGDMMRVPGGSGSLLEAKAQGADVRMVYSPLDALKVASDNPDRDVVFFAVGFETTAPSTAVTLLKAKAAGIRNFSVFCNHVTIVPPIRAILESPDLRLDGFIGPGHVSTVIGNRPYRFVTRDYGKPLVTAGFEPLDVLQSVYMLLVQLAEGRCEIENQYTRVVHDEGNPRALQILAQVFELRPHFEWRGMGFISQSALKLNDAFADWDSELRFDVPGVRVADPKSCQCGEVLKGVIKPWECKVFGTSCTPETPIGTCMVSSEGACAAYYNFGRLHDVVATSDDVTSLPVA; encoded by the coding sequence GTGAAGTTCGTCGACGAGTTCCGAGACCCGGCCGCGGCCCGCACCCTGGTGCGGGAGATCCGCGACCTGGCGGCCCCCGACCGCCACTACAAGTTCATGGAGGTCTGTGGCGGGCACACCCACACGATCTACCGCCACGGCATCGAGCAACTGCTCCCCGACAACGTCGAGCTGGTCCACGGCCCCGGCTGTCCCGTCTGTGTGATCCCGATGGGTCGCATCGACGACGCCATCCACGTCGCCCGGACCCCCGGGGTGATCTTCACCTCGTTCGGGGACATGATGCGGGTGCCCGGCGGGAGCGGGAGCCTGCTGGAGGCCAAGGCGCAGGGCGCCGACGTCCGTATGGTCTACTCGCCGCTGGACGCGTTGAAGGTCGCGTCGGACAACCCCGACCGGGACGTGGTCTTCTTCGCGGTGGGGTTCGAGACCACCGCGCCGTCCACGGCGGTGACCCTGCTCAAGGCCAAGGCGGCCGGGATCCGCAACTTCAGCGTGTTCTGCAACCACGTCACGATCGTCCCCCCGATCCGCGCCATCCTCGAGTCGCCGGACCTGCGCCTCGACGGGTTCATCGGTCCCGGGCACGTCTCCACCGTCATCGGCAACCGGCCGTACCGCTTCGTTACGCGCGACTACGGCAAGCCGCTGGTCACCGCCGGGTTCGAACCGCTGGATGTGCTGCAGTCGGTCTACATGCTGCTGGTGCAGCTGGCCGAGGGCCGCTGCGAGATCGAGAACCAGTACACCCGCGTGGTGCACGACGAGGGCAACCCCCGTGCCCTGCAGATCCTGGCGCAGGTGTTCGAGCTGCGGCCGCACTTCGAGTGGCGCGGCATGGGGTTCATCTCCCAGAGCGCGCTGAAGCTCAACGACGCGTTCGCCGACTGGGACTCCGAGCTGCGCTTCGACGTCCCCGGCGTCCGCGTAGCCGATCCCAAGTCGTGCCAGTGCGGGGAGGTCCTCAAGGGCGTCATCAAGCCGTGGGAGTGCAAGGTCTTCGGGACGTCGTGCACCCCCGAGACGCCGATCGGGACCTGCATGGTGTCGTCGGAGGGCGCCTGCGCGGCCTACTACAACTTCGGCCGGCTGCACGACGTGGTCGCCACGAGCGACGACGTCACCAGCCTGCCGGTGGCCTAG
- the hypE gene encoding hydrogenase expression/formation protein HypE, producing MSRTEAYDPREEEVLARIERFRRKRPRLKEDAVNLAHGAGGKASAALVDAVFVEAFSNELLEPLGDGAVLELPSGDRLAMSTDSFVVNPWRFPGATIGSLAVHGTVNDLACMGAQPTWMSVAFVLEEGLAVDDLRDIVEDMAEAAARAGVTIVTGDTKVVNKGAADGLYVNTTGVGVIPKGRRLAADLVRPGDKVFVTGNIGDHGMAVMVARGDLNLDADIRSDTAALNGLTETLLDAAPHTRWLRDPTRGGVGTVVNELVKATDLSVVLAEHALPIDRTVLGACDILGIDPLYVANEGKLVAIVPPDEARAALDALRAHELGKDAAVIGEVRAEPAGTVLLQTSFGGSRIVDMLVGDPLPRIC from the coding sequence ATGAGCCGCACCGAGGCGTACGACCCCCGCGAGGAGGAGGTCCTCGCCCGCATCGAGCGTTTCCGCCGCAAGCGTCCCCGGCTGAAGGAGGACGCGGTCAATCTCGCTCACGGGGCGGGGGGCAAGGCTTCCGCGGCGCTGGTCGACGCGGTGTTCGTCGAGGCGTTCAGCAACGAGCTGCTGGAGCCGCTTGGGGACGGCGCCGTCCTCGAGCTGCCGTCGGGTGACCGGCTCGCGATGAGCACCGACTCGTTCGTGGTCAACCCGTGGCGGTTCCCCGGCGCCACGATCGGGTCCCTGGCGGTGCACGGCACGGTCAACGACCTGGCCTGCATGGGTGCGCAACCGACGTGGATGTCGGTCGCGTTCGTCTTGGAGGAGGGCCTGGCGGTCGACGACCTCCGCGACATCGTCGAGGACATGGCCGAGGCCGCGGCCCGCGCCGGGGTCACGATCGTGACCGGTGACACCAAGGTCGTGAACAAGGGCGCCGCGGACGGGCTGTACGTGAACACCACCGGGGTGGGTGTCATCCCCAAGGGGCGTCGCCTGGCCGCCGACCTGGTCCGGCCGGGGGACAAGGTGTTCGTCACGGGGAACATCGGCGACCATGGCATGGCGGTGATGGTCGCCCGCGGCGACCTCAACCTCGACGCCGACATCCGCTCGGACACCGCAGCGCTGAACGGTCTCACCGAGACGCTGCTGGACGCCGCACCCCACACGCGGTGGCTGCGTGACCCCACCCGCGGCGGGGTGGGCACCGTCGTGAACGAGCTGGTCAAGGCGACCGATCTGTCGGTGGTCCTGGCCGAACATGCGCTCCCCATCGACCGGACCGTGCTGGGAGCATGCGACATCCTGGGGATCGACCCGCTGTACGTGGCCAACGAAGGCAAGCTGGTCGCGATCGTCCCCCCCGACGAGGCTCGCGCCGCGCTCGACGCGCTCCGAGCCCACGAGCTGGGCAAGGACGCCGCGGTGATCGGTGAGGTCCGCGCCGAACCCGCCGGCACGGTGCTGTTGCAGACCTCGTTCGGCGGCAGCCGCATCGTCGACATGCTCGTCGGGGATCCGCTGCCGCGGATCTGCTGA
- the hypF gene encoding carbamoyltransferase HypF — MRVTGTVQGVGFRPFVYRTAVDLALDGHVSNDSLGVVIEAEGAPADLDELCRRLVDDAPPLARVATVATERIIAPTADAGGFTIVSSSERGPANVPVSVDVGPCDDCLAELDDPADRRYGYPFINCTNCGPRYTITRRIPYDRPLTTMASFTMCARCQAEYDDPGDRRFHAQPNACPDCGPDLALTDPAGVPQAKGADALDLTLEHLAQGRIVAIKGVGGYHLAVDAADAGAVGELRRRKSRDDKPFALLVTDLDGARAVCDLDAHAESELISPRRPIVLAPRRRDAPVADAVAPGLPELGVMLPPSPLHHLIATRLGGPLVLTSGNLSDEPIAHDDDDAVARLGPLVDAILSHDRAIHIRCDDSVIRAGVDGRLQPIRRSRGYAPEPLTLPSPAQRQVLAVGAELKNTVAVAKATAVIASHHIGDLEHYPTYASFLQAVEHLCHLFGVAPEVVAHDLHPEYLSTKFATEFGLLPHPVQHHHAHIASCLVDHGEPGPVLGIAFDGLGFGTDGTLWGGEFLVADLDGFERVGHLRPAPLPGGAAAIREPWRMAVSWIGEALGRETLEAIGPGLDDRWDAVAQVATSDATLWTSSAGRLFDVVSALLGIRGRVTYEGQAAIELEARARAVLPADAPVYPVDVDHGVLDPAPLLAAILDERRRGVDVARIAAGFHAGLAAATVRLATALARQRQLETVALSGGVFQNVRLTHLVADQLRALGFGVLVHRSVPANDGGIAIGQAAIASGCRRQ; from the coding sequence ATCCGGGTCACCGGCACCGTGCAAGGGGTCGGTTTCCGCCCGTTCGTGTACCGCACGGCCGTCGACCTGGCGCTGGACGGGCACGTCTCCAACGACAGCCTCGGTGTGGTGATCGAGGCCGAAGGCGCCCCCGCCGACCTCGACGAGCTGTGCCGACGCCTCGTCGACGACGCCCCGCCGCTGGCCCGCGTCGCCACGGTCGCCACCGAGCGGATCATCGCCCCCACCGCCGACGCGGGCGGCTTCACGATCGTGTCGAGCAGCGAGCGCGGCCCTGCCAACGTCCCGGTCAGCGTCGACGTCGGACCGTGTGACGACTGCTTGGCCGAGCTCGACGACCCGGCCGACCGCCGCTACGGCTACCCGTTCATCAACTGCACCAACTGCGGTCCGCGGTACACCATCACCCGTCGCATCCCCTACGACCGCCCGCTGACCACCATGGCGTCGTTCACGATGTGCGCCCGCTGCCAGGCCGAGTACGACGACCCGGGTGATCGTCGCTTCCATGCTCAGCCCAACGCCTGCCCCGACTGCGGCCCGGACCTGGCCCTGACCGACCCCGCCGGGGTGCCGCAGGCCAAAGGCGCGGACGCCCTCGATCTGACCCTGGAGCACCTCGCCCAGGGCCGCATCGTGGCCATCAAGGGCGTTGGCGGGTACCACCTCGCGGTCGATGCGGCCGACGCGGGGGCGGTCGGGGAGCTGCGCCGGCGCAAGTCGCGCGACGACAAGCCGTTCGCGCTGCTGGTCACCGACCTCGACGGCGCGCGCGCCGTGTGCGACCTCGACGCGCACGCGGAGTCCGAGCTGATCTCACCACGCCGCCCGATCGTGCTGGCCCCCCGCCGCCGCGACGCGCCGGTCGCTGATGCGGTCGCCCCGGGCCTGCCCGAGCTCGGGGTGATGCTCCCGCCGTCACCGCTGCACCACCTGATCGCCACGCGGTTGGGTGGTCCGCTGGTGCTCACCAGCGGGAACCTCTCCGACGAGCCGATCGCGCACGACGACGACGACGCGGTCGCCCGTCTGGGTCCCCTGGTCGACGCCATCCTGTCCCACGACCGCGCCATCCACATCCGTTGCGACGACAGCGTCATCCGTGCAGGCGTCGACGGCCGGCTCCAGCCGATCCGTCGCTCCCGGGGGTACGCGCCCGAGCCGCTGACGCTGCCGTCACCGGCGCAGCGGCAGGTCCTGGCCGTCGGGGCGGAGCTGAAGAACACCGTCGCGGTGGCCAAGGCAACCGCGGTCATCGCCAGCCACCACATCGGCGACCTCGAGCACTACCCGACGTACGCGTCGTTCCTGCAGGCCGTCGAGCATCTGTGTCACCTGTTCGGTGTCGCCCCCGAGGTGGTGGCCCACGACCTGCACCCGGAGTACCTGTCGACCAAGTTCGCGACCGAGTTCGGCCTACTCCCCCACCCGGTCCAGCACCACCACGCGCACATCGCGTCGTGCCTGGTGGACCACGGCGAGCCTGGGCCGGTCCTGGGGATCGCGTTCGACGGGCTGGGGTTCGGGACCGACGGGACGCTGTGGGGCGGGGAGTTCCTGGTCGCCGACCTCGACGGGTTCGAGCGTGTCGGCCACCTGCGACCCGCTCCCCTCCCGGGCGGTGCCGCGGCGATCCGCGAGCCGTGGCGGATGGCGGTGAGCTGGATCGGCGAGGCGCTGGGGCGCGAGACGCTGGAGGCGATCGGGCCGGGACTGGACGACCGCTGGGACGCTGTGGCGCAGGTCGCCACGTCCGACGCGACCCTGTGGACCAGCAGCGCCGGCCGCCTGTTCGATGTCGTGTCGGCGCTGCTGGGCATCCGCGGGCGGGTCACCTACGAGGGCCAGGCCGCGATCGAGCTGGAGGCCCGTGCGCGTGCGGTCCTCCCGGCCGACGCTCCCGTCTACCCGGTCGACGTCGACCACGGGGTCTTGGACCCGGCTCCGCTGCTGGCAGCGATCCTCGACGAGCGCCGACGTGGCGTGGACGTCGCGCGCATCGCGGCGGGTTTCCACGCCGGCCTGGCCGCGGCGACGGTCCGTTTGGCGACCGCGCTGGCGCGGCAACGGCAGCTGGAGACGGTGGCGCTCAGCGGTGGGGTCTTCCAGAACGTCCGGCTCACACACCTGGTCGCCGATCAGCTCCGGGCGCTCGGGTTCGGCGTCCTCGTCCACCGCTCGGTGCCTGCCAACGACGGCGGCATCGCGATCGGACAGGCCGCGATCGCTTCCGGCTGCCGACGGCAGTGA
- a CDS encoding alpha/beta fold hydrolase: MPRISFAAADGVVLEGRLTLPDQSPRGAAIVCHPHPQAGGSMDSWMMPVLQRALVGDGWVGLRFNFRGVGRSEGSHGGGQAELADVAGAVERVIDETGAETCLMLVGWSFGAHVALRSALDDERVDGWVGVGLLADDGDFELPPLAVDRLGEWRARKLFLHGSRDQFTSLDQLRPIVEAAAQPKELHVVDGGDHFLAEHGDVLAAEVRRFGRVLLGGE, encoded by the coding sequence GTGCCCCGGATCTCCTTCGCCGCGGCTGATGGCGTCGTGCTGGAGGGGCGGCTCACGCTCCCCGACCAGTCGCCGCGCGGCGCCGCGATCGTGTGTCACCCGCACCCGCAGGCCGGCGGATCGATGGATTCGTGGATGATGCCGGTCCTGCAACGGGCGCTGGTCGGCGACGGCTGGGTGGGGCTGCGTTTCAACTTCCGCGGCGTTGGCCGCTCCGAAGGTTCCCACGGCGGGGGGCAGGCCGAACTCGCCGACGTCGCCGGCGCGGTCGAGCGTGTCATCGACGAGACCGGCGCCGAGACGTGCCTGATGCTGGTCGGGTGGTCGTTCGGGGCGCACGTCGCGCTGCGGTCGGCGTTGGACGACGAACGCGTCGACGGATGGGTGGGAGTGGGACTGCTCGCCGACGATGGCGACTTCGAGCTCCCGCCGCTGGCCGTCGACCGACTCGGCGAGTGGCGGGCACGCAAGCTGTTCCTGCACGGATCGCGCGATCAGTTCACGAGTCTCGATCAGCTGCGCCCGATCGTGGAGGCAGCTGCCCAGCCCAAAGAACTGCACGTGGTCGACGGCGGCGACCACTTCCTCGCCGAGCACGGCGACGTGCTGGCGGCCGAGGTACGCCGCTTCGGGCGCGTCCTGTTGGGCGGCGAGTAG
- a CDS encoding ferredoxin family protein, with protein sequence MTYVIAEPCIDVKDKACVEECPVDCIYEGERMLYIHPIECIDCAACEPVCPVEAIAYEDDVPEEWAEFTAINAEFFEDSVTGLGSPGGAFQVGKVDADHPKVVDREVL encoded by the coding sequence GTGACGTATGTGATCGCCGAGCCCTGCATCGACGTCAAGGACAAGGCCTGCGTCGAGGAGTGCCCCGTGGACTGCATCTACGAGGGCGAGCGGATGCTGTACATCCACCCGATCGAGTGCATCGACTGCGCGGCCTGCGAGCCGGTCTGCCCGGTGGAGGCGATCGCCTACGAGGACGACGTTCCCGAGGAGTGGGCGGAGTTCACCGCGATCAACGCCGAGTTCTTCGAGGATTCCGTGACCGGGCTGGGCTCTCCGGGCGGGGCCTTCCAGGTGGGGAAGGTCGACGCGGACCACCCCAAGGTCGTCGACCGGGAGGTGCTGTAG
- a CDS encoding Coenzyme F420 hydrogenase/dehydrogenase, beta subunit C-terminal domain, with product MGDVHWRELYHEVVDTGLCTGCAACVMACPPDVLGYTSEYLPVQIGDGMGIDQCLTGDRGCDICTRACPRFRAWESELDTELFGRLRRPDEVSGVARSLLLARATDEAIHLAGQDGGLVSVLLIWGLETDRIEAALTSRIVDGGRGPFDAEPFLARTREDVVATAGSRYTYSANPLAMQQADAERLRQVALVGMSCQASINGTVAARGVNKYRRKIALTIGLLCSKTFTYDGQRQVLAAHGIDIADVIKVNVKGRFMVWTRDGRYVEIPLKELHPHTRPGCKLCPDFAAEHADISTGGIGKDNDWTLAMVRTARGEEWMRGVIDAGLVEVRPAEDDDVAMNLLAKLSMTSRKRWPGDLLPEAARTPGILPLG from the coding sequence GTGGGCGACGTCCACTGGCGAGAGCTCTACCACGAGGTCGTCGACACCGGACTGTGCACGGGATGCGCCGCCTGCGTGATGGCCTGCCCCCCGGACGTGCTGGGCTACACGTCGGAGTACCTCCCCGTGCAGATCGGCGACGGCATGGGGATCGACCAGTGCCTGACCGGCGACCGCGGATGCGACATCTGCACCCGAGCCTGTCCCCGCTTCCGCGCCTGGGAGTCCGAGCTCGACACGGAACTGTTCGGCCGTCTCCGCCGACCCGACGAGGTCTCCGGCGTCGCGCGGTCGCTGCTGCTGGCTCGCGCCACCGACGAGGCGATCCACCTCGCCGGACAGGACGGGGGGTTGGTGTCGGTCCTGCTGATCTGGGGCTTGGAGACCGACCGCATCGAGGCTGCTCTGACCTCTCGGATCGTCGATGGCGGGCGTGGCCCGTTCGACGCCGAGCCGTTCCTGGCCCGCACCCGCGAGGACGTCGTGGCCACGGCCGGGTCACGCTACACCTACTCGGCGAACCCCCTGGCGATGCAACAGGCCGACGCCGAACGGCTCCGCCAGGTCGCGTTGGTCGGGATGTCCTGCCAGGCGTCGATCAACGGGACGGTCGCAGCGCGGGGCGTCAACAAGTACCGGCGGAAGATCGCGCTGACCATCGGGCTGCTGTGCTCGAAGACGTTCACCTACGACGGGCAGCGCCAGGTCCTCGCCGCCCACGGCATCGACATCGCCGACGTCATCAAGGTCAACGTCAAGGGCCGGTTCATGGTGTGGACCCGCGACGGCCGGTACGTCGAGATCCCGCTCAAGGAGCTGCATCCCCACACCCGACCCGGTTGCAAGCTGTGCCCCGACTTCGCTGCCGAACACGCCGACATCTCCACCGGGGGGATCGGGAAGGACAACGACTGGACGCTGGCGATGGTGCGCACGGCGCGGGGCGAGGAGTGGATGCGCGGCGTGATCGACGCCGGCCTCGTGGAGGTCCGTCCGGCTGAAGACGACGACGTCGCGATGAACCTGCTCGCCAAGCTGTCGATGACGTCGCGCAAGCGCTGGCCGGGTGACCTGCTTCCCGAGGCCGCCCGGACCCCGGGGATCCTGCCGCTCGGTTGA
- a CDS encoding dCMP deaminase family protein, giving the protein MFRAAAWGRFLVRTSWDPSSVAHPDRQSWDEYFLDLARAASTRATCVRRKHGAVIVRSRRIVATGYNGAPSGYPHCADGACPRARSDAPQGHDYESCTAIHAEANALLFSSPEERDGATLYCTGAPCFGCAKLIANSGIAEVVASGGRYDGWEHVRDFLRACGVRIRLLDGFEGSPALDLASATG; this is encoded by the coding sequence ATGTTCCGCGCTGCGGCGTGGGGGAGGTTCCTCGTGCGTACGTCCTGGGATCCATCGAGCGTCGCCCACCCTGACCGCCAGTCGTGGGACGAGTACTTCCTCGATCTCGCCCGCGCCGCCTCCACCCGGGCGACGTGCGTGCGCCGCAAGCACGGCGCGGTGATCGTGCGCAGCCGCCGCATCGTCGCGACCGGGTACAACGGCGCCCCGTCGGGCTACCCCCACTGTGCCGACGGCGCGTGTCCCCGGGCGCGCTCCGACGCTCCACAGGGCCACGACTACGAGTCGTGCACCGCCATCCACGCCGAAGCCAACGCGCTGCTGTTCTCGTCGCCCGAGGAGCGCGACGGCGCGACCCTGTACTGCACCGGGGCGCCGTGCTTCGGATGCGCGAAGCTCATCGCCAACTCGGGGATCGCCGAGGTCGTGGCCTCCGGCGGTCGCTACGACGGCTGGGAGCATGTCCGCGACTTCCTGCGGGCGTGCGGCGTCCGCATCAGGCTCCTCGACGGGTTTGAGGGCAGCCCGGCGCTGGACCTGGCGTCCGCCACGGGGTGA
- the hppD gene encoding 4-hydroxyphenylpyruvate dioxygenase: MSTADRNTEDLTIIGWDAIEFWVGNAKQAAHYYRTAFGFRLVAYAGPETGLRDRASYVLQQRAVRLVVTSGLDPDHPVSRHQALHGDGIHDVAFTVPDAAEAFSIAVARGATPHRDPEVLEDEHGKVVAAAIAAYGDTIHSFVQRGDYGGVYLPGYRPVPSDPIARPVGLSSIDHVVCNVELGAMNDWADFYARILGFSEFRHFSDQEIATDYTALMSKVLWDGIGRIKLPINEPAEGRRRSQIEEYLEAYRGPGVQHVAMSTPDIVSTVTALRDNGVQFLEVPDQYYVDARDRVGDIDEHWDALQHLGILVDRDEEGYLLQIFTEPVQDRPTLFYEIIQRHGATGFGVGNFKALFEAIERAQARRGNL; the protein is encoded by the coding sequence GTGAGCACCGCCGACCGCAACACCGAGGATCTCACGATCATCGGTTGGGATGCGATCGAGTTCTGGGTCGGGAACGCCAAGCAGGCCGCGCACTACTACCGCACCGCGTTCGGGTTCCGGCTGGTCGCCTACGCCGGTCCCGAGACCGGGCTCCGCGACCGCGCCTCGTACGTGCTGCAGCAACGCGCGGTGCGGTTGGTGGTGACCTCCGGGCTCGACCCCGACCACCCCGTCAGCCGCCATCAGGCGTTGCACGGCGACGGGATCCACGATGTGGCGTTCACGGTCCCCGACGCCGCGGAGGCGTTTAGCATAGCGGTCGCACGCGGGGCGACACCCCACCGCGACCCGGAGGTCCTCGAGGACGAGCACGGCAAAGTCGTCGCGGCCGCGATCGCAGCCTACGGCGACACGATCCACTCGTTCGTGCAGCGTGGCGACTACGGGGGCGTGTACCTCCCCGGCTACCGCCCCGTCCCCAGCGACCCGATCGCGCGTCCGGTCGGCTTGTCGAGCATCGACCACGTCGTCTGCAACGTCGAGCTCGGTGCGATGAACGACTGGGCCGACTTCTACGCCCGGATCCTGGGGTTCAGCGAGTTCCGCCACTTCTCCGACCAGGAGATCGCGACCGACTACACCGCGCTGATGTCGAAGGTGCTGTGGGACGGGATCGGCCGCATCAAGCTCCCGATCAACGAGCCGGCCGAAGGCAGACGCAGATCACAGATCGAGGAGTACCTCGAGGCCTACCGCGGGCCGGGCGTCCAGCACGTGGCGATGTCCACCCCCGACATCGTCTCGACCGTCACGGCGCTGCGAGACAACGGCGTGCAGTTCCTGGAGGTCCCCGACCAGTACTACGTCGACGCCCGCGACCGGGTCGGCGACATCGATGAGCACTGGGACGCGCTGCAGCACCTGGGGATCCTCGTCGACCGCGACGAGGAGGGCTACCTGCTGCAGATCTTCACCGAGCCGGTGCAGGACCGCCCCACCCTGTTCTACGAGATCATCCAGCGGCACGGCGCCACCGGCTTCGGCGTGGGCAACTTCAAGGCGCTGTTCGAAGCGATCGAACGCGCGCAGGCCAGACGCGGCAACCTGTGA